GCTCTCGGAACTCTCAAGCAAAGGAATAAGCGACCGAGGGCAGAAGTACCAGACCTTTAAAGAGACCATTATACCGCACCTCATCGGGGAAGAGAAAGCCCTGTATCCAAGGCTTGAGAAAGAGTCGGATATGCGGGACCTGGCGCTTGAGGCGGTAGAGGAGCACAACGCAGTCAAGTCACTGATCTCTCAACTGGACGGTGCATCCACATCGGAGGAGGACATCTGGGTGGCGAAGATGGTGGTGATCCAGGAGAACGTGAAACACCATATCAGCGAGGAGGAAGAGAAGATCTTCCCGCAGATGCAACAGAAGATGAGCAATGAGCTCTCGGAGCTTGACAGCCGTTACCTTGAGTCAAAGAGGAGCGCTCTGCCGGTTGCGGCACGCTGAAGCGACCGATACGTAATGTGGGCCGGTGCCCGACACCGGCTCTTCAATCTTCTGGCGGGAACTTTTGATCAGATAGGATCCAGCGAAATCGTTATCT
This window of the Methanoculleus thermophilus genome carries:
- a CDS encoding hemerythrin domain-containing protein, whose product is MAQNIIETLKQEHQVVLSQLSELSSKGISDRGQKYQTFKETIIPHLIGEEKALYPRLEKESDMRDLALEAVEEHNAVKSLISQLDGASTSEEDIWVAKMVVIQENVKHHISEEEEKIFPQMQQKMSNELSELDSRYLESKRSALPVAAR